The window GAATTTGAACGCCGGAACGGATTTATGACCACCGAGGAGACTGTGCCGGGAGGGCAGCCGGTAGAGTCGCTGCGGGCGTCCGCGGTGCGTGAGGTAGACGAAGCGGAGCGCATGTGGGCGGCGGCAAATGGAGACCGGATTTTGCACGAGGCGCTTTATATGCAGGCCCAACAGGGCGATCCAGAGCAGATTTTGGCGGCGAATCCTGAGTTGCAGGCGGAGATGGGAGCGGGTGGAGCGGCTTTGGCGCAGCAGTTGCACGGGAAGTTGAGCGATGTGAATGTGGAACTGGCTCAACTTGAGGCGGAGCATGGGCCGAAGTTTCCGCGGGTGGTGGAGTTGCGGCGTGCTCAGCAGGAGGTTCAGGGCCAGATACAGGCTGAGGACGAGAACCTGGTGAAGGCTTTTGAGCAGAGCTGGAAAACGGCCGAGGCGCGGGAGCAGTTGTTGCGGAAGGAGCTGGACGCGCAGACGGAAGCGGGTTTGCGGCAGAATGACGCGACGATTGAGTACTCGGTGCTGCATGACGAGGTGCTGTCGGGCAGGGAGCTTTGTACGCGGCTGGCGCGCCGGATGGAAGAGGCGGAGTTGTCGGCGGGAGTGCGGGGTTCCAGCATCACGGTGGTGGATTATGCGCGGGTTCCATTCAAGCCTGTGACTCCGGACCCGGTGCTTTATCTGGCGATTACGCTGTTTTCGGGGGTGTGGGTGGCGTTGGGCGGGGCGCTTTTGCTGGATGCCTTGCGGCCTTCGGCGGGGCAGGTCACAAGTCAGGTTAAGGGCGTTGTTGTTTGTCTGATTTTTCTGATGGCAGGGGTTGCGGCGGCCTATGGGCAGGCTCCTATTCCGAATACGCAGGGATTGCCGAGCGGTGTGGTCAAGCTGCCGGAGGATCAACCGGCGGGTTTGAGGCCGAATGCGAAGGAGGCGCCTCCGGTGTGGAATTCCACTGCTCCAGCGACGGGAGTTGCGGAGGTGTTGGATCGTCCGGCCGGGACTGCGATGGCGTTGCCTATTGCGGTGGGGGATTTTCTGGATGTGAGCGAGTTTCATATGCCGGAGTTTCGTTCGGCGGTGCGCGTGGCGAGTGACGGGACGGTGCTGCTGCCGCTGGTGGGGCAGGTGAAGCTGGCCGGAATGATGGAGCGGCAGGCTTCCGAGGCGATCGATAAGGCGCTGGTGGATGGGGGAATGCTGCTGCATCCGCAGGCTTCGGTGCTGGTGACGAATGCGGCTGGGCAGGACGTCAGCGTGATGGGAGAGGTGGCGCGGCCCGGAGTGTATTCGTATACGGCGCATCATCGGCTGCTGGATTTGATCGCGGCGGCGAGCGGGCTTTCGGCGAATGCGGGGCGGCTGGTAAGCGTGTTTCATCGGGAAGATGCGCATACCGGCCATCCGGTGATTTTGGATGGGGGCGGTATAGACGCCAAGGGCGATCACAATCCGGAGCTAGCGCCGGGAGACACGGTGATGGTAAGCCGCGCGGGACTGGTTTATGTGATCGGAGATGTGGTCCGTCCAGGGGGATTTGCCGTCGATCCGGCGCAGGGACTTACGGTCGTGCAGGCGCTTTCGCTGGCCTGGGGAGCGTCGGCCAATGCTGCGGCTTCCAAGGCGATTCTGATTCGGGATCAGACTGGCGGACGGACTTTGACGACGCTGAACCTGCGGCGCATGATTCGCGGGCAGGACCCGGATCAGCCGGTTCGAGATCGGGATATTCTCTTCGTTCCGGATAGCACTGCCAGGGATTTGATGAACAAGGGGCTTGAGTCCGCGATCCAGTCGGCTATCGGAGTTTCGATTTATGCGGGGCTGGTGTATTCGCAGAGGTTTTAAGGGCGAGGGACTAGGAAATAGGGGATAGATTTTGTGCTTTGCACGAGCTGGCACATGGCTTTTGGAGGTCTGGTGAGGCGGCTGACGGTTGCGTTGCTGATGCTGTATGCATTTGCGGTGCCGTGGGAGTATTCGCTGGATCTTGGCGAGCCATTTGGGAATGCGGCTCGCATTCTTGGTATTTTGCTGCTGGTTACGGTGGCGCCTCTTGTGTTGATGATGCGAGGCGCGCGCAGACCGGGAGTTGTGCAATGGCTGGTGCTAGCGCTTTATCTATATTTTGTTTGCAGCTATTTCTGGACTGTAGAGCAAGATGCCACTATGGACAAGATTCGGGCCTACTTCCAGGTGATGATGATTGTCTGGCTTGTCTGGGAGGTTGCAGAGGCTCCCGAGGACTTGCGGGGGCTCTTTCGCGCCTTTGTGGCTGGTTGCTGGGTGTTGGCGATTTTGACCTTCCTCAACTTTGCGTCTGCCAGTTCAGCGGTGGAGCAATTGGCGGGACAGGTGCGGTTTGTGGCGGAGGGGCAGGACCCGAATGATGTGGCGCGGTTCCTGGATCTGGGATTTCCGCTGGCTGCGCTTTTGTTTGCGACGGAAAAGCAATGGCTGACGAGGTTTCTGGCCATCGGATATATTCCGGCGGGATTGCTGGCGGTGTTGTTGACGGCGTCCCGAGGAGGGTTTTCGGGGGCTCTTGCGGCCTTGCTGGGGTCTGCGATTTTGCTGGTGATGTGGCGTCCGAGGGCGTCGTCGGTCGTATTCGTGGGGCTTGCCGTGACGGTCGTTGCGATCTTCCTGTTTGTGCCGGCCGGTTCGTTGGACAGGCTGGCGACGATTCCGGAAGAGGTCGGCGGCGGAGACCTCAACGACCGGCTGAATATCTGGGATGCCGGATGGCATGCGTTCACTCGGTCGCCGTGGTGGGGTTACGGGGCGGGGACGTTTACGACGGCTGCGGGTCTTGCGTCTGGCGATACTGCGCACAACACGGTGATGGCGGTACTGGTAACTGGGGGACTGGCAGGAACGGCGATCTTTGCGGGAATTCTAGCTGGTGTCGCGCGGGCCGTGTCTCGAACGGGCGGGTTGCTGCGAGTGGCTTTGGGTACGGGGATGGTGGTGTGGCTGATTACCTCCATGGTTGGGTCGGTGGAGGAGAATCGTGCCACCTGGTTGCTGTTTGCCATGGTGACCTTGGCTGGGCGGCTGGCGGAAGAGCGGCGCGGGGCGATGATGGAGCTGTTTTCCGGAGAAGGCGGCACGGAAGTGAAGATGCTCGTGTACGCCGGCAGGTAGACTGACGGTAGCATCCGTCCTGTTGAGTAGTGGGTCAATATTAAGAAAGGCCAACCCTCAGGGGCTAAAGCCCCCAATATTGCAGGACTTAATGTACGGGCTGAAGCCCGTACCCTTCAAACTGACCTATTACGTCCTATGGCAAGATGACTCAATCTCCCGTGATATTGCCGAGTATCAATCGCCGTATCTTTCGTGCAGCGTTGATCGTCACGTTTGCCGGTGTGTTCGTGAAATTGGTTGCGACTGCGAAGGAATTTGTGGTGGCCGGTGCGTTTGGGCGCAGCGATGCGATGGATGCGTTCCTGATCGCGTATCTGGTGCCCGGGCTGCTGGTGAATCTGTTCTCGGAGTCGATGAACCAGGCGCTGATTCCGACGCTGGTGCGGGTACGGGAGACGGAGGGCCGGGCGAAGGCGCAGGAGCTGCTTTCCAGCGCGATGGGTTGGACGTGCCTTCTGCTGGCGGGCGGGTCAGTTGTGATGGGAGCGACGGCGCGGCTGTTCTTTCCTTTGGTGGTACCGCACTTCTCCGCGGGCAAGATGTTGCTTACGGAGGAGTTGTTCTACGGGTTGCTGCCGGTCGTCCTGATTGCTGGAATTACCCAGAACTGCGCGGCTGTGCTGAATACCTTTGAGCGGTTCGCGTTGCCGGCTCTGGCTCCTGTGGTCTGGCCGCTGGCGATCATTCTGGGTGCGTGGTTTCTTGCGCCGCAGTTGGGGATCTGGGCGATGGTCTATTCGAATGTGGCCGGAGCGCTGGTGAATGCGGTGCTGGTGATTTGGATGATGCAGACGCATGGGTATCGCTTTGAACTTCAC is drawn from Acidicapsa acidisoli and contains these coding sequences:
- a CDS encoding SLBB domain-containing protein; amino-acid sequence: MGTIVGLLLLCLTYCVIASNQYEASARVALRMQPTSSLTVDTAETIAPASILSTPLQLETLANVLRSERLTWRVICGLKLYESAAFSRDFKQRFPEFDPEKPTPEAQGYLLETFGKRLHVRSLPRTLLLEIRFRSKDPALAAKVVNALIGEFRAQEGESRVDATQEASKWLQGQLKTLTAQVEAKERQLAEFERRNGFMTTEETVPGGQPVESLRASAVREVDEAERMWAAANGDRILHEALYMQAQQGDPEQILAANPELQAEMGAGGAALAQQLHGKLSDVNVELAQLEAEHGPKFPRVVELRRAQQEVQGQIQAEDENLVKAFEQSWKTAEAREQLLRKELDAQTEAGLRQNDATIEYSVLHDEVLSGRELCTRLARRMEEAELSAGVRGSSITVVDYARVPFKPVTPDPVLYLAITLFSGVWVALGGALLLDALRPSAGQVTSQVKGVVVCLIFLMAGVAAAYGQAPIPNTQGLPSGVVKLPEDQPAGLRPNAKEAPPVWNSTAPATGVAEVLDRPAGTAMALPIAVGDFLDVSEFHMPEFRSAVRVASDGTVLLPLVGQVKLAGMMERQASEAIDKALVDGGMLLHPQASVLVTNAAGQDVSVMGEVARPGVYSYTAHHRLLDLIAAASGLSANAGRLVSVFHREDAHTGHPVILDGGGIDAKGDHNPELAPGDTVMVSRAGLVYVIGDVVRPGGFAVDPAQGLTVVQALSLAWGASANAAASKAILIRDQTGGRTLTTLNLRRMIRGQDPDQPVRDRDILFVPDSTARDLMNKGLESAIQSAIGVSIYAGLVYSQRF
- a CDS encoding O-antigen ligase family protein gives rise to the protein MAFGGLVRRLTVALLMLYAFAVPWEYSLDLGEPFGNAARILGILLLVTVAPLVLMMRGARRPGVVQWLVLALYLYFVCSYFWTVEQDATMDKIRAYFQVMMIVWLVWEVAEAPEDLRGLFRAFVAGCWVLAILTFLNFASASSAVEQLAGQVRFVAEGQDPNDVARFLDLGFPLAALLFATEKQWLTRFLAIGYIPAGLLAVLLTASRGGFSGALAALLGSAILLVMWRPRASSVVFVGLAVTVVAIFLFVPAGSLDRLATIPEEVGGGDLNDRLNIWDAGWHAFTRSPWWGYGAGTFTTAAGLASGDTAHNTVMAVLVTGGLAGTAIFAGILAGVARAVSRTGGLLRVALGTGMVVWLITSMVGSVEENRATWLLFAMVTLAGRLAEERRGAMMELFSGEGGTEVKMLVYAGR